A part of Candidatus Lernaella stagnicola genomic DNA contains:
- the glyS gene encoding glycine--tRNA ligase subunit beta, protein MSATELLLEIGTEEIPARFLPEAEANLAQRLTEKLRALNLNFGELLVYSTPRRLTVTVDRLATRQPDRNIEKMGPAKKVAYNDEGKPTKAAIGFAKGQGVEIDELELFTTEKGEYIGIKKTISGQPTADILPEALTEIILALPWPKSMRWGDLDLRFVRPVHWIVALLGGETLPITIGEIPAGAQTRGHRFHSPAAIEVTDFADYRDKLAAAKVTLDAAQRREVIRAKLDEFAGQLSGKWIVDEELLTHVAYLVEWPVPLLGRFPAEYLELPREVLVTTMSTHQKYFSFEDAQGALLPAFCLVANIEADDPELVVRGNQRVLVARLEDAKYYWETDRKKPLDDFAADLEGMLYHKLLGSYAEKVDRVRKLVNYFGAMVATDSLDTAKRAAQIYKADLLTGMVAEFPELQGIIGRYYAREQGEEEAVGEAIFEHYLPRFAGDELPASDAGAVLSVCDKMDSIAACFGVGLSPTGSGDPYALRRQALGVLHILAERAWDVALTDLIRKSVDGVEDKFKADRADLEEEILAFFRDRLFHFMRGRGMRAEVADAVLAVRFDTVPATVARIEAVNEFSKRDEFEAFATAFKRAGNIVKDYEDPGEVDEALLEEDAEKALFAAVQSIADQVQTLVAVGDVLGALMTISEIRPQVDVFFDDVLVMHKKEDIKTNRLNLVASVTALFSAIADFRRI, encoded by the coding sequence ATGAGCGCCACCGAATTGCTGCTGGAAATCGGCACCGAGGAAATCCCCGCCCGCTTTCTGCCCGAGGCCGAGGCGAACCTGGCGCAGCGTCTCACCGAGAAATTGCGGGCGTTGAATCTCAACTTCGGGGAACTGCTTGTTTACTCCACACCGCGACGGCTTACCGTCACGGTGGACCGCTTGGCGACACGCCAGCCGGACCGCAACATCGAGAAAATGGGGCCCGCGAAGAAGGTCGCCTACAACGATGAAGGAAAACCCACGAAAGCCGCCATCGGTTTTGCGAAGGGGCAAGGCGTCGAGATCGACGAGTTGGAGCTTTTTACGACCGAAAAAGGGGAATACATCGGTATTAAGAAAACGATTTCCGGTCAGCCCACCGCCGACATTCTGCCGGAGGCGCTGACCGAAATTATCCTCGCGCTGCCGTGGCCTAAGTCGATGCGCTGGGGCGACCTCGATTTGCGTTTCGTGCGACCCGTGCATTGGATCGTCGCCCTGCTCGGCGGTGAGACGCTGCCGATCACCATCGGCGAAATTCCGGCCGGCGCGCAGACGCGCGGTCATCGCTTCCATTCGCCGGCGGCGATCGAGGTAACCGATTTTGCGGATTACCGCGACAAGCTCGCGGCGGCGAAGGTGACGTTGGACGCGGCGCAACGGCGTGAGGTGATTCGCGCCAAGCTCGACGAATTCGCCGGGCAATTGAGCGGTAAGTGGATCGTGGACGAAGAGTTGCTGACCCATGTCGCCTACCTTGTCGAGTGGCCGGTGCCGCTGCTGGGTCGTTTCCCGGCGGAGTACCTGGAACTGCCGCGCGAGGTGTTGGTCACGACGATGAGCACGCACCAAAAGTACTTTTCATTTGAAGACGCGCAAGGGGCGTTGCTGCCCGCGTTTTGCCTCGTGGCCAATATCGAGGCCGATGATCCGGAACTCGTCGTGCGCGGCAACCAGCGCGTTTTGGTGGCGCGACTGGAAGACGCGAAATACTATTGGGAGACCGACCGTAAAAAGCCGCTGGACGATTTCGCCGCCGATCTCGAGGGCATGCTGTACCACAAGCTGCTGGGCAGCTATGCCGAAAAGGTCGACCGCGTGCGTAAGCTCGTCAACTATTTCGGGGCGATGGTGGCCACGGATTCGCTGGATACCGCCAAGCGTGCCGCGCAGATCTACAAAGCCGATTTGCTGACCGGTATGGTCGCCGAGTTTCCCGAGTTGCAGGGGATCATCGGTCGCTATTACGCCCGCGAGCAAGGCGAAGAAGAAGCGGTCGGCGAGGCGATTTTCGAACACTACCTTCCCCGTTTTGCGGGCGACGAACTGCCCGCATCCGATGCCGGCGCGGTGCTTTCGGTGTGCGACAAAATGGATTCGATCGCCGCTTGTTTCGGCGTGGGTTTGTCGCCAACGGGGTCGGGCGATCCCTACGCGCTGCGTCGCCAGGCGTTGGGCGTGTTGCACATTCTGGCCGAGCGTGCGTGGGATGTGGCGCTCACGGATCTGATCCGCAAATCGGTCGATGGCGTGGAGGACAAATTCAAAGCCGATCGCGCCGACTTGGAAGAGGAGATTCTCGCCTTTTTCCGCGACCGCTTGTTCCACTTCATGCGGGGCCGGGGGATGCGGGCCGAAGTGGCCGATGCCGTGTTGGCCGTTCGTTTCGATACCGTCCCGGCGACCGTGGCGCGCATCGAGGCGGTCAACGAGTTTTCCAAGCGCGATGAGTTCGAGGCTTTCGCTACGGCGTTTAAGCGCGCGGGGAACATCGTCAAGGATTACGAAGACCCGGGCGAAGTGGACGAGGCTTTGTTGGAGGAAGACGCGGAGAAGGCGCTTTTTGCGGCGGTGCAGTCCATTGCCGACCAGGTGCAAACGCTGGTGGCCGTCGGCGATGTACTTGGTGCGTTGATGACGATTTCCGAGATTCGCCCACAGGTCGACGTGTTTTTCGACGATGTGTTGGTCATGCACAAGAAAGAAGACATTAAAACCAACCGGCTTAATCTGGTGGCTTCGGTCACGGCGCTGTTTTCGGCGATCGCCGACTTCCGCCGCATTTAA
- a CDS encoding glycosyltransferase family 39 protein — protein sequence MQPSRKQRVLFLFALALATFFRLSNLGGPPLWGDETLAAGAQYLSLDSLFDELRNRDSIKAPIDPPGYHLLNRWFHPLLADPAKAMFTATGRFFLRLLSALSGIALVGAVLLLVRQLGERDRAWLPALLVAFSFYGVYYSQENRPYAAVALTAVVSAWLLLRLVESADRRLVPAYAVCLALTAYLHYVAAMVLAAHLLVLAASYLLPRSEGHEWKGRTWAWVGLALGAALYLPWLGQTLNLAVRPELFQPHISEAGGDVPAAWRMLGAALLHVGCGSTASLVFYAPLAVFGFVGVWRRERLGALLIAAHYAVPVMYLAASGFGQFFHPRYLIFIFPMHQLLAGWGIVEITIASANRRAVLRRRPWLVPAAFLIVLFALNAMALGEYYRYGIKCASDAPAFAEFCARYIESF from the coding sequence ATGCAACCGTCTCGAAAGCAGCGCGTGCTTTTTCTGTTTGCCCTTGCACTGGCGACGTTTTTTCGCCTGTCCAATTTGGGCGGGCCGCCGCTGTGGGGCGATGAGACCCTGGCAGCCGGTGCGCAATACCTGTCTCTCGACTCGCTCTTCGACGAATTGCGCAATCGTGATTCCATAAAAGCGCCCATCGATCCGCCCGGATATCACCTGCTCAATCGCTGGTTTCACCCCTTGCTGGCCGACCCCGCGAAGGCGATGTTCACCGCTACGGGGCGGTTTTTCCTGCGCCTGCTATCGGCGTTGTCAGGTATCGCCTTGGTCGGTGCCGTGCTGCTGTTGGTGCGACAATTGGGCGAACGCGATCGCGCGTGGCTACCGGCGCTGCTCGTCGCCTTCAGCTTTTACGGCGTGTATTACAGTCAGGAGAACCGGCCGTATGCCGCCGTCGCCCTGACGGCCGTGGTTTCGGCGTGGTTGCTGCTGCGATTGGTTGAAAGCGCCGACCGCCGCCTGGTCCCGGCGTATGCGGTTTGCCTGGCGCTCACGGCGTACCTGCACTACGTCGCGGCGATGGTGCTCGCGGCGCACTTGTTGGTTCTGGCCGCGTCGTACCTTCTGCCGCGAAGCGAGGGGCACGAATGGAAAGGGCGAACCTGGGCCTGGGTCGGCCTCGCCTTGGGCGCGGCGTTGTATCTGCCTTGGTTGGGACAGACGCTGAACCTCGCCGTCCGGCCGGAGTTGTTTCAGCCCCACATTTCCGAAGCGGGCGGCGATGTCCCAGCCGCTTGGCGAATGCTGGGGGCGGCGTTGTTGCATGTCGGCTGCGGCAGCACAGCCTCCTTGGTATTTTACGCGCCCTTGGCAGTATTCGGCTTTGTCGGGGTCTGGCGGCGGGAGCGCTTGGGCGCGTTATTGATCGCAGCGCATTACGCGGTGCCGGTGATGTACCTGGCGGCGAGCGGCTTCGGCCAGTTTTTCCACCCGCGCTACCTGATATTCATTTTCCCGATGCATCAATTGTTGGCGGGGTGGGGAATCGTCGAGATCACCATCGCGTCGGCAAATCGTCGGGCGGTTTTGCGACGACGGCCGTGGCTGGTGCCGGCGGCTTTTCTGATCGTGCTTTTCGCGCTCAATGCTATGGCGCTGGGCGAATATTACCGCTATGGAATCAAGTGCGCGTCGGACGCCCCGGCCTTTGCGGAGTTTTGCGCGCGCTACATCGAAAGCTTCTGA
- the nrdD gene encoding anaerobic ribonucleoside-triphosphate reductase, translated as MCQHKTEVYSRVVGYYRPVQQWNKGKQAEYKDRVTFKVAGKAFGNVGAVEQAPEKSVKTA; from the coding sequence ATGTGTCAACATAAGACGGAGGTCTACAGTCGGGTTGTCGGTTATTACCGTCCCGTACAGCAATGGAACAAGGGAAAGCAGGCCGAGTATAAGGACCGCGTCACGTTTAAGGTCGCCGGCAAAGCGTTCGGCAACGTGGGGGCCGTCGAGCAGGCGCCCGAAAAAAGTGTGAAAACCGCGTAA
- the glyQ gene encoding glycine--tRNA ligase subunit alpha codes for MTFQELILALTEFWARQNCLIVQPYDIEVGAGTMNPSTFLRCLGPEPWNVAYVEPSRRPTDGRYGQNPNRLQHYYQFQVIMKPSPKDIQEIYLDSLKAFGVDPLKHDIRFVEDNWESPTLGAWGLGWEVWLDGMEITQFTYFQQAGGFDCRPVSVEITYGIERIAMYLQGVDNVYDLVWIPGVSYGDVYHQNEVEQSTYNFDVSDTDTLLELFNRYEAESVRCLDAELPLPGYDYCLKCSHTFNLLDARGAISVTERVNYIGRVRDLARRCAEGWLAARKRLGYPLVKDPERRARLKLDEPEEQDANNDAEEKEAGQ; via the coding sequence TTGACTTTTCAGGAATTGATTTTGGCGCTGACAGAGTTCTGGGCGAGGCAAAATTGCCTCATCGTGCAGCCCTACGACATCGAAGTCGGGGCCGGCACCATGAACCCGAGCACCTTTCTGCGTTGCTTGGGGCCCGAACCGTGGAACGTAGCCTACGTGGAGCCGAGCCGCCGCCCTACCGACGGACGTTATGGGCAGAATCCGAACCGGCTGCAGCATTATTATCAGTTCCAGGTCATCATGAAACCGAGCCCGAAGGACATCCAGGAAATCTATCTGGACAGCCTCAAGGCCTTTGGCGTCGATCCGCTGAAACACGATATCCGTTTCGTGGAAGATAACTGGGAAAGCCCGACCCTCGGCGCTTGGGGCCTGGGATGGGAAGTCTGGCTCGACGGCATGGAGATCACGCAGTTCACCTATTTCCAGCAAGCCGGCGGCTTCGATTGCCGGCCGGTCAGTGTGGAAATCACCTACGGCATCGAGCGTATCGCGATGTACCTGCAGGGCGTGGACAACGTATACGACCTCGTGTGGATACCGGGCGTGAGCTACGGCGACGTCTACCACCAAAACGAAGTCGAGCAGAGCACCTACAACTTCGACGTATCGGATACCGACACCTTGCTCGAACTGTTCAATCGCTACGAAGCCGAATCCGTGCGCTGCCTCGACGCCGAGCTCCCCCTGCCCGGCTACGACTACTGTCTCAAATGCAGCCACACCTTTAACCTGCTCGACGCTCGCGGCGCGATTAGCGTCACCGAACGTGTCAATTATATCGGCCGGGTACGCGACCTGGCTCGCCGCTGCGCCGAAGGTTGGTTGGCGGCCCGCAAGCGGCTTGGTTACCCGCTGGTCAAAGACCCGGAAAGGCGCGCGCGCCTGAAACTCGACGAGCCCGAGGAACAAGATGCAAACAACGACGCAGAGGAAAAGGAGGCGGGCCAATGA
- a CDS encoding anaerobic ribonucleoside-triphosphate reductase activating protein translates to MRIAGIQGLSLIDFPGNVASVLFLAGCDFRCPFCQNPDLIEISADTPKFSWEDVVEFLRHRKKLIDGVAITGGEPMLFPDIADFVAHLNEEIGLPVKIDTNGHHPDVLKQLLEDGHVTYVAMDVKTALSRYSEASGTLVDIHKIEQSIRLIMQSGVRYEFRTTVVPTVVDEAAVDEMGKVIEGAELWAFQQYQNRIVYNENFKAVKPLTPEKVRALMMRAEPYVKRVIVRGL, encoded by the coding sequence GTGCGAATTGCCGGTATTCAAGGTTTGTCGTTGATCGATTTTCCCGGCAACGTAGCCTCGGTGCTCTTCCTGGCCGGGTGCGATTTTCGCTGTCCTTTCTGTCAAAATCCGGATCTCATTGAAATATCCGCCGACACGCCCAAGTTTTCTTGGGAAGACGTCGTGGAATTCCTGCGCCACCGTAAAAAACTGATAGACGGCGTCGCGATCACCGGCGGCGAACCCATGTTGTTTCCGGATATCGCCGATTTCGTCGCCCACTTGAATGAGGAAATCGGTCTACCCGTCAAAATCGACACCAACGGCCATCACCCGGATGTGCTCAAGCAGCTGTTGGAAGACGGTCATGTCACCTACGTCGCCATGGATGTGAAAACCGCGCTCTCCCGCTACAGTGAAGCAAGCGGCACGCTTGTCGACATCCATAAGATCGAGCAATCCATCCGATTGATCATGCAAAGCGGCGTTCGTTACGAGTTCCGCACGACCGTTGTGCCGACCGTGGTGGACGAAGCGGCGGTGGATGAAATGGGCAAGGTAATCGAGGGCGCCGAGTTGTGGGCCTTCCAACAATACCAAAACCGCATCGTGTACAACGAAAACTTCAAAGCCGTGAAGCCCTTGACGCCCGAAAAAGTGCGCGCCTTGATGATGCGCGCCGAACCCTACGTCAAACGAGTCATCGTTCGCGGTTTGTAG
- a CDS encoding transposase, giving the protein MARNPRIVVAGYPHHVTHRGNRGEKIFRSDKDRQKYLALLKKYVEQYEVAVLSYCLMPNHVHLVLVPTIITGLAGVLHDTHGVYATYFNETHETTGHLWQGRYYSTPMDERHMWAAIRYVERNSVRAGMACHAADYRWSSAPAHCGKTADPLIKPSPLLDDRSLDWPWFLSGEEDPYEKKVRTDTMAGMPCGSPFFVAFLEILLGRKFSAEAPETDRRPVFRPAPRLRKSPAQIPTQTAFPG; this is encoded by the coding sequence ATGGCGCGGAATCCAAGGATCGTGGTCGCGGGATACCCTCATCACGTCACCCATCGCGGCAATCGCGGCGAGAAAATCTTCCGGTCGGACAAAGATCGCCAAAAGTACCTGGCTCTCCTCAAGAAATACGTCGAACAATACGAAGTCGCCGTTTTATCCTACTGCTTGATGCCCAACCACGTGCATCTCGTGCTCGTACCCACAATCATCACCGGACTAGCCGGCGTACTCCACGACACCCACGGAGTCTACGCCACCTACTTCAACGAAACTCACGAAACCACCGGCCACCTCTGGCAGGGTCGCTACTACTCAACGCCCATGGACGAGCGACACATGTGGGCCGCCATCCGCTACGTCGAGCGCAACTCGGTTCGCGCCGGAATGGCTTGCCACGCCGCCGACTACCGCTGGTCCAGCGCCCCCGCCCATTGCGGAAAAACCGCCGACCCGCTTATCAAACCCAGCCCCCTGCTGGACGACAGGTCCCTCGACTGGCCCTGGTTTCTCAGCGGCGAGGAAGATCCCTACGAGAAAAAAGTTCGTACCGATACAATGGCCGGAATGCCCTGCGGCTCGCCCTTTTTCGTCGCTTTCCTCGAAATCTTGCTTGGCAGAAAATTCTCGGCCGAAGCCCCCGAAACCGATCGCCGTCCCGTATTCCGCCCCGCCCCCCGGCTCCGCAAGTCGCCTGCGCAAATCCCGACGCAAACCGCTTTCCCAGGATGA
- a CDS encoding pyruvate formate lyase family protein: MTIHPRNQALKDEILSAPYVICVERARFVTEAYRATEGQPPALRAAHALAHTLANVTVEIGPHDAVAGWRASRPVAAVLPVERGDINTVLELEMDFLTNRESQPFHISASDRALLIDDILPYWRGKSVRDHKKRLWKKNGLHLRPSFGPRSLLRRFRGLDLGKLKEVTKVPKLSISYVHRGLDEIAFNNPGFVMNVFDVQGHMILGHKNVLREGFIGVEARAQAELADARRAGDRNGVAWLEAVILSCRAVRDFARRYAVRAANLAVECNDPERREVLQRIAAACRRVPYQPPESFFEAVQAVWLTQVAAMIAYGMTSIFAVGRVDQYLYPYFAADVEAGNITRAEATVLMEELLLKLSCGLLLLPYVGKRTSSELGSDSASVTIGGVDRDGNDAVNELSRVILDAFVNVKSTGNSFTIRLSEKSPPEFWRRAMETYRTTSGAALFYDEAAVPALEQCGVAPADARDYGVIGCVEPTGDGDTFGCTSGNDISLVGALEMALFNGELRMMGKTVGPRTGDPRGFRSFDDFMAAFKSQMCFMIDTVAKAVNLKDEVYREHYPNPLVSSTLKGCVEARRDMTDGGAHYNFGSISARGLGTVANSLAAIKHFVFDRGTISMSHLLTMLDHNFDGYDKVHAMLAYRGPKYGCDDAEADAIAKEVAEFFCREVAARQTQRGGPFRPGFFSYGMHVLEGLFLGATPDGRRAGEPISNSFSPANGSERQGPTAMLRSIAKIDHRLISNGCAVNVKFLPALFATDERLDKMTALVRAFFAEGGMELQPNVIDNETLRDAQKHPDKYRDLVIRVSGYSAYFTDLGRPLQDEIISRTSFGNL; encoded by the coding sequence ATGACGATTCACCCGCGCAACCAAGCGCTCAAGGACGAAATCCTATCCGCGCCGTATGTCATTTGCGTAGAGCGCGCGCGTTTCGTCACCGAAGCCTACCGCGCCACCGAGGGGCAGCCTCCGGCCCTGCGCGCCGCGCACGCTTTGGCGCACACGTTGGCGAATGTGACGGTGGAAATCGGGCCTCATGACGCAGTCGCCGGGTGGCGGGCGAGTCGACCGGTCGCGGCGGTACTACCGGTGGAGCGCGGCGACATCAATACGGTGCTCGAACTGGAAATGGATTTTCTCACGAATCGCGAGAGCCAACCTTTCCACATTTCCGCGAGCGATCGCGCATTGCTGATCGACGATATTCTGCCCTACTGGCGCGGCAAATCCGTGCGCGATCACAAAAAACGGTTGTGGAAGAAAAACGGCCTGCATCTGCGACCGTCCTTCGGACCGCGCAGCCTGCTACGGCGCTTTCGCGGGCTCGATTTGGGAAAGCTCAAGGAAGTGACGAAAGTTCCCAAATTGAGCATCTCCTATGTCCACCGTGGATTGGATGAAATCGCGTTCAACAACCCTGGTTTCGTCATGAACGTGTTCGACGTGCAGGGGCACATGATCCTGGGCCATAAGAACGTCCTGCGCGAGGGCTTTATCGGCGTCGAGGCGCGGGCCCAAGCCGAATTGGCCGACGCCCGCCGCGCCGGTGATCGCAACGGTGTTGCCTGGCTTGAAGCGGTGATTCTAAGTTGCCGGGCCGTGCGTGATTTCGCCCGCCGTTACGCGGTGCGGGCCGCCAACCTCGCCGTGGAATGCAACGATCCGGAACGGCGCGAAGTTCTGCAGCGCATCGCCGCGGCGTGCCGACGCGTTCCGTACCAGCCGCCCGAGTCGTTCTTCGAAGCGGTGCAGGCGGTTTGGCTGACGCAAGTGGCCGCGATGATCGCCTACGGCATGACCAGCATTTTCGCCGTGGGCCGCGTCGATCAGTATCTGTATCCCTATTTTGCCGCCGACGTGGAGGCGGGAAACATCACGCGGGCCGAGGCGACGGTCTTGATGGAAGAGTTACTCCTCAAACTCAGTTGCGGCTTGTTACTGCTGCCTTACGTGGGCAAACGTACCAGTAGCGAGCTGGGCAGCGACAGCGCCTCGGTGACCATCGGCGGTGTGGACCGCGACGGGAACGACGCCGTGAACGAGCTGTCGCGCGTCATTCTCGACGCCTTTGTCAACGTCAAGTCCACGGGCAACAGCTTCACCATTCGGCTCTCGGAAAAGAGCCCGCCGGAATTCTGGCGCCGGGCTATGGAAACCTACCGAACGACTTCGGGCGCCGCGTTGTTTTACGACGAGGCCGCCGTTCCGGCGCTGGAACAATGCGGCGTCGCGCCCGCCGACGCCCGCGACTACGGCGTGATCGGCTGCGTCGAGCCCACGGGAGACGGCGACACCTTCGGATGCACGTCCGGCAACGACATCAGCCTCGTGGGAGCGCTGGAAATGGCGCTGTTCAACGGCGAGTTGCGGATGATGGGCAAGACCGTCGGGCCGCGCACCGGCGATCCACGCGGCTTTCGCTCTTTTGACGATTTCATGGCCGCGTTCAAAAGCCAGATGTGCTTTATGATCGACACCGTCGCCAAGGCGGTAAACCTGAAGGACGAAGTCTACCGGGAGCATTACCCCAATCCCCTGGTGTCATCCACGTTGAAGGGGTGCGTCGAAGCGCGGCGCGACATGACCGACGGCGGAGCGCACTACAATTTCGGCTCGATCAGCGCGCGCGGTTTGGGCACCGTGGCGAACTCATTGGCCGCGATCAAGCATTTCGTCTTCGACCGGGGCACGATCTCGATGAGCCACCTGCTCACGATGCTCGACCACAATTTCGACGGTTACGACAAGGTGCACGCCATGTTGGCCTATCGCGGGCCGAAGTACGGTTGCGACGACGCCGAAGCCGACGCTATCGCCAAGGAAGTCGCCGAGTTTTTCTGCCGCGAGGTGGCCGCGCGCCAGACGCAGCGGGGCGGTCCGTTCCGGCCGGGCTTCTTCTCCTACGGGATGCACGTATTGGAAGGGTTGTTTCTCGGCGCGACGCCCGACGGACGCCGGGCGGGCGAACCCATTAGCAACAGCTTCTCGCCCGCCAACGGCTCGGAGCGGCAGGGTCCCACGGCGATGCTTCGCTCGATCGCCAAGATCGACCACCGGCTGATTTCCAACGGATGCGCGGTGAATGTGAAGTTCCTGCCGGCGCTTTTCGCTACCGACGAGCGTCTGGACAAGATGACGGCGTTGGTGCGGGCGTTTTTCGCCGAAGGCGGGATGGAACTGCAACCGAACGTCATCGACAACGAAACCCTCCGCGACGCTCAGAAGCACCCCGACAAGTACCGCGATCTGGTTATTCGGGTATCCGGTTATTCCGCTTATTTCACGGATTTGGGAAGGCCGCTCCAGGACGAGATTATTTCCCGCACGTCATTTGGAAACCTTTAG
- a CDS encoding ribonucleoside triphosphate reductase, which yields MIRFIYKRTGERVAFDPQKIADAVWKAFVASGSKDQATVERIAAEVIDLLDVLFFKNNRIPTVENVQDLVENRLIHNNLHDIARRYIIYRNDHAQMRETQRMLANAVDMIDSYLDKIDWRINENSNMSFSLQGLNNHISSTISKSYWLNKIYGQELGDLHTSGDFHIHDLGQISAYCCGWDLKDLLFRGFGGVYGKVESAPPRHLRTALGQIVNFFYTLQGESAGAQAFANFDTYLSPYVRYDNLNYEQVHQCIQEFVFNLNVPTRVGFQTPFTNITMDLVCPSNMLDEAVAYGGELLNDTYGMFQHEMDMINQAFCEVMMAGDAKGRIFTFPIPTYNIHDNFDWDNKNLDILWQMTGRYGIPYFANFVNSDMKPEDVRSMCCRLRLDEKELRQRLSKRGGGLFGAHPQTGSIGVVTVNLPRVGYESGDESSWFGRIDYLMERARDSLETKRKVLERFTEQGLYPYTRHYLDGVKVGQHAYWYNHFSTIGLIGMNEALINFMGHSITHPAGKDLTIRTLEHMRDNLIRFQEETGNLYNLEATPAESTTYRLAQLDVAKYPDIFHQGVEDPYYTNSTSLPVNFTDDLFEALEHQDALQTLYTGGTVMHGFIGEKLDDTEAIKKLVRRIAENYKLPYYSITPTFTICPEHGYIPGEHFECPY from the coding sequence ATGATTCGCTTCATTTACAAACGCACCGGTGAACGGGTTGCGTTCGACCCGCAGAAAATCGCCGATGCCGTTTGGAAGGCATTCGTGGCCAGCGGTAGTAAAGACCAGGCCACAGTTGAGCGAATTGCGGCGGAGGTCATCGATCTTCTGGACGTTTTGTTCTTCAAGAACAACCGTATTCCGACGGTGGAAAACGTTCAAGACCTCGTCGAAAACCGGCTTATTCACAATAACTTACACGACATTGCACGTCGTTATATCATTTACCGCAACGATCATGCGCAGATGCGCGAAACGCAGCGCATGCTCGCCAATGCGGTGGATATGATCGACTCCTATCTGGATAAGATCGATTGGCGAATCAACGAAAACTCGAACATGAGTTTTTCGCTACAGGGGCTCAATAACCACATCAGCTCGACGATCAGCAAGTCTTACTGGCTCAATAAAATCTACGGCCAAGAGCTCGGCGACCTTCATACCAGTGGCGACTTCCATATTCACGATTTGGGTCAAATCTCCGCTTACTGTTGCGGATGGGACCTAAAAGACCTTCTTTTCCGAGGGTTTGGGGGCGTTTACGGCAAAGTCGAGTCCGCGCCGCCACGGCATTTGCGTACGGCGTTGGGCCAGATCGTCAATTTTTTCTACACCTTGCAGGGTGAAAGCGCGGGGGCACAAGCCTTCGCGAACTTCGACACCTACCTATCGCCTTACGTACGGTATGACAATCTTAATTACGAGCAAGTACACCAATGCATTCAGGAATTCGTGTTCAACCTGAATGTACCCACTCGGGTCGGCTTCCAAACTCCGTTCACGAACATCACGATGGATCTGGTTTGCCCGTCCAATATGCTCGACGAGGCGGTGGCGTACGGCGGCGAACTGCTTAACGACACCTACGGCATGTTCCAGCACGAAATGGACATGATCAACCAAGCGTTCTGCGAAGTGATGATGGCCGGCGACGCCAAGGGCCGCATTTTCACTTTCCCGATTCCAACGTACAACATTCATGACAATTTCGACTGGGATAACAAAAACTTAGATATCCTTTGGCAGATGACCGGACGCTACGGCATCCCGTATTTCGCCAACTTCGTCAACTCCGACATGAAGCCGGAGGATGTCCGGTCGATGTGTTGTCGCTTACGTTTGGACGAAAAAGAACTGCGACAGCGACTGAGCAAACGCGGCGGCGGCCTTTTCGGCGCGCATCCGCAAACCGGCTCCATCGGCGTGGTCACCGTGAACCTGCCGCGCGTCGGTTATGAATCCGGCGATGAAAGTTCCTGGTTCGGTCGCATCGATTACCTGATGGAGCGCGCCCGGGACAGCTTGGAAACCAAGCGGAAAGTGCTTGAGCGCTTCACTGAGCAGGGTCTTTACCCGTACACGCGGCACTACTTGGACGGCGTCAAAGTCGGACAGCACGCCTACTGGTACAACCATTTCTCCACCATTGGCTTGATCGGTATGAACGAGGCCCTCATCAACTTCATGGGCCACTCGATCACGCACCCCGCGGGCAAAGACTTAACGATTCGTACGCTGGAACACATGCGGGATAACTTGATTCGCTTCCAGGAAGAGACCGGCAATCTGTACAATCTGGAGGCCACGCCCGCCGAAAGCACAACCTATCGCCTGGCCCAACTCGACGTTGCAAAATACCCGGACATTTTCCACCAGGGCGTCGAGGATCCTTACTACACGAATTCCACGAGCCTCCCGGTGAACTTCACCGATGACCTGTTCGAAGCCTTGGAGCACCAGGACGCCCTTCAGACGCTCTATACCGGCGGCACGGTGATGCATGGATTCATCGGGGAGAAGCTCGACGACACCGAAGCGATTAAGAAACTCGTGCGGCGAATCGCGGAGAATTACAAGCTCCCGTATTACTCGATCACGCCCACGTTTACGATTTGCCCGGAACACGGATACATACCCGGCGAACATTTTGAGTGCCCCTATTAG